The following are from one region of the Sorghum bicolor cultivar BTx623 chromosome 2, Sorghum_bicolor_NCBIv3, whole genome shotgun sequence genome:
- the LOC8057279 gene encoding F-box/LRR-repeat protein At5g02910: MEDAPATKKRFQGPRCKDSTPKEGNEDGVDHISRLPNNILGEIISLLPTMDCARTKCLSSKWSDLWLSGPLNFDYCDLKDPHDDKDLVSIISSIFNAHPGPARRFCIPAHYLCTNIDNVVTWLESPTLNGLQELEFHITEVDFTLSLYPPPPASIFRFSSTLRIVSFGGCRLPDIMVNQLQFPNLQQLTLFDAIISEETLHAMLESCPKLEILLMKHNEGFRYVRINSRSLKSIGVHTDSFRQGPTIEELIIENAPILERLISFERYSRLHISVISAPKLETLGCIFENNDKTMLTLGSTTFLGIRSVDMRAMVPMHTVKVLSVFPLSLCLDDVLNFIRCFPCLEKLYIQLSCAQGHTNQWPRKHRNLIKSLDLCLKTIVMINYRGAAEQSEFVTFFVENARMLESMRFVVPSCFYHDKNWIRSQNRQLKLDKSSSRCVSFTFTENQFHHNMIHVLRASDLSAADPFHCNC, translated from the exons ATGGAGGATGCCCCTGCTACAAAGAAGAGATTTCAAGGTCCACGTTGCAAAGATTCTACTCCCAAAGAAGGAAATGAAGACGGTGTTGACCATATAAGCAGACTCCCCAATAATATCCTAGGTGAGATTATCTCCCTCCTTCCTACAATGGATTGTGCGCGTACAAAGTGTCTATCCTCCAAGTGGAGCGACCTTTGGCTCTCTGGCCCACTTAATTTTGACTATTGTGATCTCAAAGATCCTCATGATGATAAAGACCTTGTGAGCATCATTTCTAGCATTTTTAATGCTCACCCCGGACCTGCCCGACGATTTTGCATCCCTGCACACTATCTCTGCACCAACATTGACAATGTTGTTACTTGGCTTGAGTCCCCCACCCTTAATGGGCTACAAGAGCTTGAGTTCCACATCACAGAAGTTGACTTTACATTGTCACTATATCCCCCACCACCAGCATCCATCTTTCGTTTCTCGTCCACACTCCGTATTGTCTCCTTTGGTGGATGCCGCCTCCCAGATATCATGGTCAATCAGCTCCAGTTCCCCAACCTCCAGCAGCTTACACTATTTGATGCTATTATATCTGAAGAGACCCTGCATGCCATGCTTGAGAGTTGCCCCAAACTTGAGATCTTGCTGATGAAACACAATGAAGGTTTTCGCTATGTTCGGATCAATTCCCGATCCCTTAAGAGCATAGGTGTTCATACTGATTCTTTTCGACAAGGTCCCACTATAGAGGAGCTCATTATTGAGAATGCGCCAATACTTGAGAGGCTTATCAGTTTTGAGCGATATAGTAGGTTGCACATATCAGTGATCTCAGCACCAAAGCTGGAAACCCTGGGCTGTATTTTTGAGAATAATGACAAGACAATGCTCACTCTTGGATCTACGACTTTTCTG GGAATACGTTCGGTTGACATGAGAGCAATGGTGCCAATGCATACTGTCAAGGTCTTATCTGTGTTCCCTTTGTCTCTCTGTCTGGATGATGTTCTCAATTTCATTAGATGTTTTCCGTGCCTGGAGAAGCTGTACATCCAGCTG TCTTGTGCACAAGGGCACACGAACCAGTGGCCCCGTAAACACAGGAATCTTATCAAATCGCTTGACCTTTGCCTGAAAACAATAGTGATGATAAATTATCGGGGCGCAGCAGAACAATCAGAATTTGTGACATTCTTTGTGGAGAATGCAAGAATGCTTGAGTCTATGAGGTTTGTGGTCCCAAGTTGTTTCTATCATGACAAGAACTGGATAAGAAGCCAGAATAGACAGCTCAAGCTGGACAAGAGCTCTTCCAGATGTGTTTCATTTACTTTCACTGAGAATCAATTCCACCACAATATGATACATGTTTTGCGGGCCAGTGATCTGTCAGCAGCTGATCCATTTCACTGTAACTGCTGA